The Leptospira sp. WS60.C2 genome includes the window CACCACTTCCAAATCAGAAGTGACAACGACTGTCGTGTTTGGTTCTATTTTTTCTGGTTCTATCGAAGTATCGCTTACAGGCTCTAACGCACTTTCTTTTGCTTCGATCGTTTTTTTCTGAAAGATGGGAAGTGACTCAGCTGTACTTGGTTCCATCATTTGGTTTTTCGTCACAAACATTGTATAAGCGACAAAGGCACCTGTAAGTAGTAAACTCACCACAAATGCAATCAAGATATAGTTGAAAACCATCCACTCCATGAGTTTCCATTGGTTTTCAAATAACAAACCAAGATTTCCTCTTTCATATACAAGGATCACAAGTCCCGAAACATCCAAAGTACCTGGTTTGTATAAGGGTGTTGTCAATCTAACTGTATTCGATTTTGCTAATGGAAGATAATCCAATACCCATAAAAAACCTTCACGAATTTTCGGATCCCGTTTGGAGTTGATAATGGGATTTTCTCCATTTTCAGGTTCTGACCATTCCCATTTTTTCATTCGAATCCCTTTTCGAAAGAATGTCGACTTTGCGAGTTCCTCGTCTGGTTTTCGCTTCCGAAGTTCTTCTAAGGTGTAAATCGTATCAGTTGAGACGAGAAGTTTGGCATCGGGAGCATACAAACTGATTTTTAAGAAATAAAACTCTTCTGGATCTTTTTTGGATTGTTCCACATATCTTCGGAACATTTTTTCAATTTCCACATAACCATCGTTATCAAGCCTTTGTTCGGCCGATTTGGCAAGTGCAAGACTTAAATCACGTGCTCTATGGTCCGAAATGAACTGTTCTTGGATGAGAGCATTTTGTAAGGACTCATAAAAGGTCCATACGACCCCACTGAGAGCAAGGGTTTCAGAGAGGATAAAAAAGAGTATAAAAGATAGAATAAGACGTGAATATTTCATGGATCCCCCTTATACTTTTCGGCCAAAGTCAAAGAAAGCCCTTAAGAAATTCGCGTTTAAGGAAGAAGAGAGAGAAAGTGCCGAGAAAACCGTAAGGCAAATTCTGCCCTTTTTTCCGGAAATCTCTCCGAAAGTCCTAAGGTAGCAAGAGAAGTCATGTCTTCTGTTCTTGCCCCACATGGGTTGATGAGAGAAAACGTAGAGAGTGAATTGATCCCATTCAAGGCAAAACCAAAACTAGTAAAATAGGATTTGGCATACACCCCTTCCGAGATCAGTTTTTTCCTTGTGGTTGTCGTGTAAAGACCTGGTGCTTTGGGATTTTCTTCGACGGTTAGGTCCCACGTGCCCTTCACTGCTACCACCAAACTTTCGTTTAAGTTTTGTAAAAAATCTCCCAAACTAAGATTTCTTTTTTTCAGATCGATATGCAGGTAACCTACAATTTGTCCGGGTTCATGTGCGGTAAAATCGCCTCCTCTTGGAAGCGACACAAGTTCCACCCCGAGCGATGCCAATCTCTCTTTAGAAACCAAAAGATTTTCCGCTTTCGCCCCAATGCCACCTGTCAAACATGGACTGTGTTCTAAAAAGAGCATGGATTCTCTTCGATTTTTCCTGGCATTTTCCTGGAAATCTAAGTATCTTTGGTAAGATACAATCGAAGGGAAAAGATAGGAAGGTAGTCCTTTTTGATGGAGAAACTTTTGCATGCGATCCTTTGGATCCTCGAAAAATCACCGAATGGAAGATCTCGCTTAGAATTAGCGAAACTTCTATACTATTCGGATGGTGTTCATTTCCAAAAACACGCGGAGATGATCACACGAGGAGACTATATCCACTTAGAAGACTCACCTTACCCCGTCAAACTGAACGAAGCCCTTTTGGTTTTAAAAGAGAAAGGACACATCGATGTTGTGCCGAAAATGGATGGGAATGGAATCCAAGGATTTACCTTACGATTCTTGAAACCGCTAGAGGGTCTCATTCTCTCACGGGAAGAAAAACGAGTGATGATGAAGGTGGTAGAAGCCTTCCGAGGTCGTGTCGTGGATGAAAACCGCCACTACCCAAACCTTTACGAAAATTATGTCGTCACACCCCTTTTCGATGCGATTCCGTTTTCTGTGGACAGGATCAATACGAAAATCCATGTTCTTGTCCAAAAAAGCCTTTTGAATCTATCGGGCAAAATGTTTAGAGTTTTATTTGAGAGGTCAGAATGATCATCACTGTTTGCAAAGGCAAAATCCATAGAGCCGTCGTTACTGAGGCGGAACTACACTACGAAGGTAGTCTCACTGTTGACCAAGACTTAATGGATATGGCCGGAATGAAACCTTACGAACAGGTCAGCGTGGTGAACGTGAATAACGGCGCCAGGTTTGAAACCTACCTCATCGTAGGAGAAAGAGGTTCTGGGACCATCTGTTTGAATGGAGCTGCCGCTCGCCTTGGGATGAAAGGTGACAAAGTCATCATCATAACCTACGGGCAGGTGGAAGAAAAGGACCTTCCAGCTGACTACAAACCCCAAGTTGTCTTCGTGGATGAGAACAATCGTCCGAAAAAAGCCTAATTTCCCTAATTTTTCTACAGGTTTTCTTCGATACTAACTGTATAAACCAAATTGGTAGTCGGAACATGAACAAAACAATATTCGCTCTTTCATTCACCCTACTCACTTGTGCTCTATTTGCCCAAGAATCAGGGAACCAACAAGGGACACAAGTTTCCGCCGCTTCTTCAAAAGACAACCGGGACATGTATCCCCTTTCTATGTATGATGCAAGGATCCGTTTAAAGAACGTAAGTTTTGTTAGACGACATGCAGATACAGGAAAAGGTGAATTTTTGGATGTCCAAGTAGAATTGGAATCAAGAGTCCCAGAAGATCACGAATATTCGATTTTTGTTTTAGCAGGGTTTGAAGGCGACCGAGTCAACAAAGACGAAAGAAGACTGGTTCCATATCCAGCTTGGCGTAAAGCGGACCCAGAAAAAGACGAAAGAACTTTATATTTCTCTAATATTATGCCAACCCCTTTCACAGCCAAAGAAATTTGGGGAGAGGAAACATACGCAAAGAAAAAAGCAGAGATGGAAAAACGCCACTATGCTGGATTCGAAGCTGAAATGCCTGAACCTACTTTTACAGAAGTAGTGGATTATCTTTGCAAAAACAATG containing:
- the lipB gene encoding lipoyl(octanoyl) transferase LipB translates to MQKFLHQKGLPSYLFPSIVSYQRYLDFQENARKNRRESMLFLEHSPCLTGGIGAKAENLLVSKERLASLGVELVSLPRGGDFTAHEPGQIVGYLHIDLKKRNLSLGDFLQNLNESLVVAVKGTWDLTVEENPKAPGLYTTTTRKKLISEGVYAKSYFTSFGFALNGINSLSTFSLINPCGARTEDMTSLATLGLSERFPEKRAEFALRFSRHFLSLLP
- a CDS encoding type II toxin-antitoxin system antitoxin SocA domain-containing protein, with amino-acid sequence MEKLLHAILWILEKSPNGRSRLELAKLLYYSDGVHFQKHAEMITRGDYIHLEDSPYPVKLNEALLVLKEKGHIDVVPKMDGNGIQGFTLRFLKPLEGLILSREEKRVMMKVVEAFRGRVVDENRHYPNLYENYVVTPLFDAIPFSVDRINTKIHVLVQKSLLNLSGKMFRVLFERSE
- the panD gene encoding aspartate 1-decarboxylase; translated protein: MIITVCKGKIHRAVVTEAELHYEGSLTVDQDLMDMAGMKPYEQVSVVNVNNGARFETYLIVGERGSGTICLNGAAARLGMKGDKVIIITYGQVEEKDLPADYKPQVVFVDENNRPKKA